A genomic stretch from Desulfotignum balticum DSM 7044 includes:
- the rpsF gene encoding 30S ribosomal protein S6, which yields MRKYETVIISDPDLQDQSRTDLLDKVRNIIAKENGIVLYVDDWGSKKLAYEINRKFRGHYICLTYGGTGDLVKELERNLRLSDDVMKYMTILVSTDETAESLAKEAQDAEAAKAETATSQDAEKTADAETDKETDDSDADETSKKSDETVTDDQN from the coding sequence TACGAAACCGTCATTATTTCTGACCCTGATCTTCAGGATCAATCACGCACGGACCTGCTTGATAAAGTCAGAAATATCATTGCCAAAGAAAATGGTATTGTGTTGTATGTTGATGACTGGGGCAGCAAAAAACTGGCCTATGAAATCAACAGAAAATTCCGGGGCCACTATATCTGCCTGACCTATGGGGGCACCGGGGACCTGGTCAAGGAACTTGAAAGAAATCTGAGACTCAGTGACGATGTCATGAAATACATGACCATCCTTGTTTCCACAGACGAGACTGCGGAATCTTTGGCCAAAGAGGCTCAGGATGCTGAAGCGGCAAAAGCTGAAACAGCCACATCCCAGGATGCTGAAAAAACAGCCGATGCCGAAACAGACAAAGAAACCGATGACTCGGATGCGGATGAAACATCAAAAAAATCCGATGAAACCGTCACAGACGATCAGAATTGA
- the rpsR gene encoding 30S ribosomal protein S18 produces MYKDQAQRGGAKNRFYQRRKICRFCVDNDMVIDYKNAKTLKQFITERGKIIPRRITGTCAKHQRKLSLAIKQARQIALLPFVGRPPQ; encoded by the coding sequence ATGTATAAAGACCAGGCCCAAAGAGGCGGTGCCAAAAACAGATTTTACCAGCGCCGGAAAATATGCCGCTTCTGCGTGGACAACGACATGGTAATTGATTACAAAAACGCCAAAACATTAAAACAGTTCATTACGGAACGGGGAAAAATCATTCCCCGGCGCATCACAGGCACCTGTGCCAAGCATCAGCGCAAATTGTCGCTGGCCATCAAACAGGCCCGCCAGATCGCTTTGCTTCCGTTTGTGGGCCGACCCCCGCAATAG